Proteins found in one Nocardia brasiliensis ATCC 700358 genomic segment:
- a CDS encoding endonuclease/exonuclease/phosphatase family protein, with translation MRWKAIAAWGAALPGAIWVVVRIGGFDAWYPMVQLIAFTPYVAALSVVPLLWTVLLRQRYPALVSAVVVIALAFCVVPRWLEDGDALRGARGPELRVMSVNVLMGRVDPARLADLARDADVVAVQELTPEFATAFAKYFPHRVSYPAAGVGGSGVFARIPLRDAGVRHNPWGFTQAIAELTDYGVFVESAHPAAPSSREAIEPWRESFRRQQRATPDGPLRILAGDFNATLDHSVMRDLLHSGYRDAALVRGKGLVGTWGPYDGDNIPPVTLDRVLADNRIGVRDLRILDLPGSDHRPVLAVLVLP, from the coding sequence GTGCGATGGAAAGCGATTGCGGCCTGGGGCGCGGCTTTACCAGGTGCGATCTGGGTGGTCGTGCGGATCGGCGGGTTCGACGCCTGGTATCCGATGGTGCAGCTGATCGCCTTCACGCCCTATGTGGCCGCGCTGTCCGTGGTGCCGCTGTTGTGGACAGTGCTGCTGCGGCAACGGTATCCGGCGCTGGTCTCGGCCGTGGTCGTGATCGCGTTGGCTTTCTGTGTGGTTCCGCGTTGGCTGGAGGACGGTGACGCGCTGCGTGGCGCGCGCGGCCCGGAACTGCGCGTCATGTCGGTGAACGTTCTGATGGGCCGGGTGGACCCGGCCCGTTTGGCCGACCTGGCCAGGGACGCCGATGTCGTTGCGGTGCAGGAGTTGACGCCGGAGTTCGCCACCGCGTTCGCGAAGTACTTCCCGCACCGCGTGAGCTATCCCGCCGCGGGCGTGGGCGGTTCAGGCGTCTTCGCTCGAATCCCGTTGCGGGACGCGGGCGTACGGCACAACCCTTGGGGGTTCACCCAGGCGATCGCCGAACTCACCGACTACGGCGTGTTCGTCGAGTCGGCGCATCCGGCGGCGCCGTCGAGCCGGGAGGCGATCGAACCGTGGCGGGAGAGCTTCCGCCGCCAGCAGCGCGCCACCCCCGACGGCCCGCTACGCATCCTGGCCGGCGACTTCAACGCCACCCTCGACCACTCCGTGATGCGCGACCTACTGCACTCCGGTTACCGGGACGCGGCCCTGGTGCGCGGCAAAGGGCTGGTCGGCACCTGGGGACCTTACGACGGCGACAACATCCCCCCGGTGACCCTGGACCGGGTGCTCGCCGACAACCGCATCGGCGTCCGGGACCTACGCATCCTGGACCTCCCCGGCTCGGACCACCGCCCGGTCCTCGCCGTCTTGGTGCTGCCCTAG
- a CDS encoding GNAT family N-acetyltransferase, with protein sequence MLSLPLTESAHLGPLEPWQAEEFAAHLDRAREHIRPWVSAAFVTDDVAGARGTLRRYADGQAADGRRLYGIWRHGVLVGGVLFVDFDATTGSCELGCWLEPAGEGHGLVTAACGALLDWAFGVRGLHRAEWHCRADNERSSAVAERLGMTLEGVSRAAWRYGGAWHDEQIWAILATEWTAPSAITRGTGR encoded by the coding sequence GTGCTTTCTCTCCCGTTGACGGAGTCCGCCCACCTCGGCCCGCTGGAGCCGTGGCAGGCCGAGGAGTTCGCCGCGCATCTGGATCGGGCGCGCGAGCACATCCGGCCGTGGGTGAGCGCAGCGTTCGTCACCGACGATGTGGCCGGTGCGCGGGGCACGCTGCGCCGCTACGCCGACGGGCAAGCCGCGGACGGCCGACGCCTGTACGGGATTTGGCGGCACGGCGTGCTGGTCGGCGGAGTGCTGTTCGTCGATTTCGACGCCACCACGGGTTCCTGCGAGCTCGGTTGCTGGCTCGAGCCGGCCGGCGAGGGGCACGGGCTGGTCACCGCGGCCTGTGGCGCACTGCTGGATTGGGCGTTCGGCGTGCGCGGCCTGCATCGCGCCGAATGGCACTGCCGCGCGGACAACGAGCGCAGTTCCGCCGTCGCCGAGCGACTCGGCATGACACTCGAAGGTGTGTCGCGCGCGGCCTGGCGCTACGGCGGCGCCTGGCACGACGAACAGATCTGGGCGATTCTCGCCACTGAATGGACTGCGCCGTCGGCGATTACCCGGGGCACCGGGCGGTAA
- a CDS encoding serine hydrolase domain-containing protein, with product MNRLISDDHLPGAQAVVSERGQVWTAHAGLGDVERGTPIADDARIRIGSNTKPFVATVMLQLVAEGKAELDAPVERYLPGLVHGPGIDGTRITMRNLLQHTSGLPEYAAEFGATPKPGQVDTHAEHVRWEITDIHEVVRNVLTVPADFEPGARWAYSNTNYAIVGMVIEKITGGSLGEEITRRVIEPLGLHDTYYPDAAETDIRGPHPVGYAVFGGDRVDYTRQNVSVAGAAGAMVSTGADLNRFFTALINGELVPPAQLTEMKWTVPLEVSGPPAGYGLGLMQRRLPCGKDSWGHGGDIDGFETRGGVTEDGRAVTVSINQVPETAQPTADVMKVVDAALCATN from the coding sequence TTGAATCGCCTGATTTCCGACGATCACCTGCCTGGCGCACAGGCGGTGGTGAGTGAGCGGGGGCAGGTGTGGACGGCGCACGCGGGGCTGGGGGATGTCGAGCGCGGCACACCGATCGCGGACGATGCGCGCATCAGGATCGGCAGCAACACCAAGCCGTTCGTCGCCACGGTCATGCTGCAACTGGTGGCCGAGGGCAAGGCCGAGCTGGACGCGCCGGTGGAGCGCTACCTCCCGGGGCTGGTGCACGGACCCGGCATCGACGGCACTCGGATCACGATGCGAAATCTGTTGCAGCACACCAGCGGGCTACCGGAGTACGCGGCGGAGTTCGGGGCGACACCGAAACCGGGACAGGTCGACACGCATGCCGAGCACGTGCGGTGGGAGATCACCGATATCCACGAGGTGGTGCGCAATGTCTTGACCGTGCCCGCGGACTTCGAGCCGGGTGCGCGCTGGGCCTACTCCAACACCAACTACGCCATCGTGGGCATGGTGATCGAGAAGATAACCGGCGGCTCGCTCGGCGAGGAGATCACGCGCCGCGTCATCGAACCGCTCGGATTGCACGACACCTACTACCCGGATGCCGCGGAGACCGACATCCGCGGTCCGCATCCGGTGGGCTACGCCGTGTTCGGCGGGGACCGGGTCGACTACACACGACAGAACGTGTCGGTGGCCGGTGCGGCGGGTGCGATGGTGTCGACCGGCGCGGATCTCAACCGGTTCTTCACCGCGCTGATTAACGGTGAGCTGGTGCCGCCCGCGCAGCTAACGGAAATGAAATGGACTGTGCCACTGGAGGTCTCGGGGCCACCGGCCGGTTACGGACTCGGCCTCATGCAACGCCGGTTGCCTTGTGGCAAGGACAGCTGGGGCCACGGCGGTGACATCGACGGGTTCGAAACCCGCGGTGGTGTGACCGAGGACGGGCGGGCGGTGACGGTGAGCATCAACCAGGTGCCCGAAACCGCCCAGCCCACAGCAGATGTCATGAAGGTCGTCGACGCGGCACTCTGCGCCACGAACTGA
- a CDS encoding DinB family protein translates to MESGQRSEAPLVAGEYEMLVGFLQFQRDTLDWKCSGLTAEQLRRQAVPPSTLSLLGLVRHLTEVERTWFTRVYQGVAAPSLYWATDPAEDTDFQVENADPTASIQLWRNECDRSRDILATNPPLDTTATRPSNGETYSLRWILIHLIEEYARHNGHADLLREAIDGQTGE, encoded by the coding sequence ATGGAGTCAGGTCAGCGCAGCGAAGCACCCCTGGTGGCGGGCGAGTACGAGATGCTCGTCGGCTTTCTCCAATTCCAGCGAGACACCCTGGACTGGAAGTGTTCCGGGCTCACCGCCGAACAGTTGCGGCGGCAGGCGGTGCCGCCGTCCACCCTCTCCCTGCTCGGCCTGGTCCGCCACCTGACCGAGGTGGAGCGCACCTGGTTCACCCGCGTCTACCAGGGCGTGGCGGCACCCTCGCTGTACTGGGCCACCGATCCCGCCGAAGACACCGACTTCCAGGTCGAGAACGCCGACCCGACCGCCTCGATCCAGTTGTGGCGCAACGAATGTGACCGTTCCCGCGACATCCTCGCCACCAACCCGCCCCTCGACACCACCGCCACCCGCCCCTCGAACGGCGAAACCTATTCCCTGCGCTGGATCCTCATCCACCTGATCGAGGAATACGCCCGCCACAACGGCCACGCCGACCTGCTCCGCGAAGCCATCGACGGACAGACGGGGGAATAG
- a CDS encoding LLM class flavin-dependent oxidoreductase — MTAGNVLFGLGLETDVNQVDEILAHARTADDAGLDLVTLSDHPYFAQRLDAYSVLAFVLGATRNITAATVMTNLPNRPAPVLARTVTGLSTISGGRFALGIGAGGGQGEETHALGAPQLSPAARVRALEEAVTLIRALSGGGEPVTFDGEFYQVTNLTPAAAATPPIWIGALGPKMLALTGRHADGWIPGHLADWRSAEVHRARSIIDEAAAAAGRNPADITTIYNAAGTISRDPLPQTRTAEGRWIGGSVTQWVEELTYAVTEQGAGAFIYLTRPGDIISDDTIERWALEVVPAVREAIAEH; from the coding sequence GTGACGGCCGGCAACGTGTTGTTCGGCCTCGGCCTCGAAACCGATGTCAACCAGGTCGATGAGATCCTCGCGCACGCCCGCACCGCCGACGACGCGGGCCTCGACCTGGTCACTCTCTCCGATCACCCCTACTTCGCCCAGCGTCTGGACGCCTACTCCGTGCTGGCGTTCGTGCTGGGCGCGACTCGCAACATCACCGCCGCGACGGTCATGACCAACCTGCCCAATCGGCCCGCACCTGTGCTGGCCCGCACCGTCACCGGCCTGTCCACGATCTCGGGCGGCAGATTCGCGCTCGGCATCGGTGCCGGCGGCGGACAAGGCGAGGAAACCCACGCCCTCGGTGCCCCGCAGCTCTCGCCTGCGGCCCGGGTCCGCGCACTGGAAGAAGCGGTCACCCTCATCCGGGCGCTGTCCGGCGGCGGCGAGCCGGTCACCTTCGACGGCGAGTTCTACCAGGTAACCAACCTGACACCGGCCGCAGCAGCGACACCGCCGATCTGGATCGGCGCGCTGGGCCCGAAGATGCTTGCGCTCACCGGCCGGCACGCGGACGGATGGATTCCCGGTCACCTGGCCGACTGGCGCAGCGCCGAAGTCCACCGGGCCCGATCGATCATCGACGAGGCCGCCGCGGCCGCAGGCCGAAACCCCGCCGACATCACCACCATCTACAACGCTGCGGGCACCATCTCCCGCGACCCGCTTCCCCAGACCCGCACCGCAGAAGGCCGCTGGATAGGCGGCTCGGTCACCCAGTGGGTGGAGGAACTGACCTACGCCGTCACCGAACAAGGTGCCGGTGCGTTCATCTACCTGACCCGTCCCGGCGACATCATCAGCGACGACACGATCGAGCGGTGGGCGCTTGAAGTGGTGCCCGCCGTCCGCGAGGCGATAGCCGAGCACTGA
- a CDS encoding chorismate--pyruvate lyase family protein yields MGAFGSSAMELAMPPIARMILHADGSTTRLLEALLGQPLSLSLQEQQATLAAAVPPEVRFALGCAATDEIMYRRSQLCTSAGAAVSSNEVTVVCRDPGITALLTDSGAPIGHALAAAGRQLPRVLLASGWSAWPDNLQHCVYKEYLFLDAAGDPVAHIRERFNPVYVPSADYRMHRTKTVGAGLCSGNVQCPSG; encoded by the coding sequence GTGGGCGCATTCGGCAGTAGCGCAATGGAATTGGCCATGCCGCCGATTGCGCGGATGATCCTGCATGCGGACGGCTCCACCACCCGATTATTGGAAGCGCTACTGGGGCAACCGCTCTCGCTGTCGCTGCAGGAGCAGCAGGCAACCCTCGCCGCTGCCGTGCCTCCGGAGGTGCGTTTTGCGCTGGGGTGCGCGGCCACCGACGAGATCATGTATCGGCGTTCCCAGCTGTGCACCTCGGCGGGTGCGGCGGTATCGAGCAACGAGGTGACCGTGGTGTGCCGCGATCCCGGCATCACCGCGCTGCTCACCGACAGCGGCGCGCCGATCGGCCATGCCCTCGCGGCCGCGGGCCGTCAGCTGCCGCGCGTGCTGCTAGCCAGCGGCTGGTCGGCCTGGCCGGACAATCTCCAGCACTGCGTCTACAAGGAATACTTGTTCCTGGACGCGGCCGGGGACCCCGTCGCGCACATCCGCGAACGCTTCAATCCGGTCTACGTCCCCAGCGCGGATTACCGCATGCACAGAACGAAAACTGTTGGGGCGGGTCTGTGTTCCGGAAATGTGCAATGCCCCTCGGGGTAA
- the ychF gene encoding redox-regulated ATPase YchF has protein sequence MSLTLGIVGLPNVGKSTLFNALTKNDVLAANYPFATIEPNVGVVPLPDPRLNKLAEIFGSERIVPAVVSFVDIAGIVKGASEGAGLGNKFLANIREADAICQVVRVFADDDVVHVDGRVDPAADIEVIETELILADLQTLEKAVPRFEKEAKIKKDRKPIADAAKAAQEILNEGTTLFAAGNKVDTELLKELSLLTTKPFLYVFNADESVLTDEAKVAELKAAVAPADAVFLDAKVEAELLELDDESALELLESIGQTEPGLHALARAGFHTLGLQTYLTAGPKEARAWTIHQGDTAPKAAGVIHTDFERGFIKAEVVAYTDLIEAGSMPAAKSAGKVRMEGKDYIMHDGDVVEFRFNV, from the coding sequence GTGAGTCTCACCCTCGGAATCGTCGGCCTGCCCAACGTCGGAAAGTCGACGCTTTTCAACGCGCTGACCAAGAACGACGTGCTCGCCGCGAACTATCCGTTCGCGACCATCGAGCCGAACGTCGGGGTCGTGCCGCTGCCCGATCCGCGGTTGAACAAGCTCGCCGAGATCTTCGGTTCCGAGCGGATCGTGCCCGCCGTCGTGTCGTTCGTCGACATCGCGGGCATCGTGAAGGGTGCCTCCGAGGGCGCGGGGCTCGGCAACAAGTTCCTCGCCAACATCCGTGAGGCCGACGCCATCTGCCAGGTGGTGCGGGTGTTCGCCGACGACGACGTGGTGCACGTGGACGGCCGGGTCGATCCCGCCGCCGATATCGAGGTGATCGAGACCGAGCTCATCCTCGCCGATCTGCAAACCTTGGAGAAGGCGGTCCCGCGCTTCGAGAAGGAAGCGAAGATCAAGAAGGATCGCAAGCCGATCGCCGACGCCGCCAAGGCCGCGCAGGAGATCCTGAACGAGGGCACCACCCTGTTCGCCGCGGGCAACAAGGTGGATACCGAACTGCTCAAAGAACTTTCGCTGCTCACCACCAAGCCTTTCCTCTACGTCTTCAACGCCGACGAGTCGGTGCTGACCGACGAGGCGAAGGTCGCCGAGCTGAAAGCCGCTGTCGCACCGGCGGATGCGGTGTTCCTCGACGCCAAGGTGGAAGCCGAACTGCTCGAGCTGGACGACGAGTCCGCCCTCGAACTCCTCGAATCCATCGGCCAGACCGAACCCGGCCTGCACGCCCTGGCCCGCGCCGGCTTCCACACCCTCGGCCTGCAGACCTACCTCACCGCAGGCCCGAAAGAGGCCCGCGCCTGGACAATCCACCAGGGCGACACCGCCCCCAAAGCCGCAGGCGTCATCCACACCGACTTCGAACGCGGCTTCATCAAAGCCGAAGTAGTCGCCTACACCGACCTCATCGAAGCCGGCTCCATGCCCGCCGCCAAATCCGCCGGCAAGGTCCGCATGGAAGGCAAGGACTACATCATGCACGACGGTGACGTGGTCGAATTCCGCTTCAACGTCTGA
- a CDS encoding quinone oxidoreductase family protein, translated as MRRVQYERSGGPEVLEVVAVEVPTPGPGELLVRVEAIGVTLPVVRKVREQREPIALGGEIAGEVVAVGEGVTGYQPGYRVTGLVFGHGYADYALLSAAMASPIPDGGSAVDAVALVRSGLVALGALDAAQPKDGESALITAAASGVGHLAVQLARLRGAARVVGAVSDLAKAEFVRDLGADEVVEYGQESWGTPVDYALDAVGGDLLGPAITAVAPGGRLVAYSSGGGTIQAYDLLVGAKSVIGFQVARIAQGQPDLFDHWRQELWQFLASGLLRPVVHAEFALDDAVAAHRVIEGRANLGKVVLVP; from the coding sequence ATGCGTCGGGTCCAGTACGAGCGCAGCGGTGGTCCGGAAGTGCTCGAGGTCGTGGCGGTCGAGGTGCCGACGCCGGGTCCTGGCGAATTGCTGGTGCGGGTCGAAGCGATCGGCGTGACCCTGCCGGTGGTGCGGAAGGTGCGCGAACAACGCGAGCCGATCGCGCTCGGCGGCGAGATCGCCGGTGAAGTGGTTGCCGTCGGCGAAGGCGTCACGGGTTACCAACCCGGCTATCGGGTGACCGGCCTGGTGTTCGGGCACGGCTACGCCGACTACGCCCTGCTCTCGGCGGCGATGGCCTCGCCGATCCCCGACGGCGGGTCCGCCGTCGACGCGGTCGCCCTGGTGCGCAGCGGTCTGGTCGCGCTGGGTGCGCTCGACGCGGCGCAGCCCAAGGACGGTGAATCGGCGCTGATCACCGCGGCGGCCAGCGGTGTCGGCCATCTCGCGGTGCAGCTGGCCCGGCTGCGTGGGGCGGCGCGGGTCGTCGGTGCGGTCTCCGATCTCGCCAAGGCCGAGTTCGTGCGCGATCTCGGGGCCGACGAAGTCGTCGAATACGGCCAGGAATCGTGGGGCACGCCGGTCGACTACGCGCTCGACGCGGTCGGCGGGGATCTGCTCGGACCGGCCATCACGGCCGTCGCGCCCGGCGGACGGCTGGTCGCCTACAGCTCCGGCGGCGGCACCATCCAGGCTTACGACCTGCTCGTCGGGGCCAAATCGGTGATCGGCTTCCAGGTGGCGCGGATCGCACAGGGCCAGCCCGACCTGTTCGACCACTGGCGGCAGGAACTGTGGCAGTTCCTCGCTTCGGGTCTGCTGCGGCCCGTCGTGCACGCGGAGTTCGCGCTCGACGACGCCGTCGCGGCGCATCGGGTGATCGAGGGGCGTGCCAACCTCGGCAAGGTTGTGCTGGTGCCCTGA
- a CDS encoding AraC family transcriptional regulator, whose protein sequence is MEPSTEMVTARPAPVLARFIDHYVGYRMVGYPAGLHRGLPSAHMTFIVSIGPTIDVVAQTDPRQSPQDYRCSLGGLQASSALISHTGHQEGVAVALTPLGSRALFGTPAAALWDVSVELADVVGPVGTELWERLQGPATWTARFATCDRILGRIAQPELLVGPELTWAWRTVVGSGGTLAVGALADEIGWSRQHLARRFGAEFGLSPKLAARIARFERARRMLQHTPSHISIAQVAAACGYYDQAHLNRDFAELAGANPTTWLAEEVPSVQDGAGPAE, encoded by the coding sequence ATGGAGCCGAGCACCGAGATGGTGACGGCGCGACCGGCGCCGGTGCTCGCGCGGTTCATCGACCACTACGTGGGCTACCGGATGGTGGGGTATCCGGCGGGTCTGCACCGTGGCCTGCCGTCCGCGCACATGACGTTCATCGTCAGCATCGGGCCGACCATCGACGTTGTCGCGCAGACCGATCCGCGGCAGTCGCCCCAGGACTATCGGTGTTCGCTGGGCGGATTGCAGGCCAGTTCCGCGCTCATCTCGCACACCGGTCATCAGGAGGGCGTCGCGGTCGCGCTGACCCCGCTGGGCAGTCGAGCGCTGTTCGGGACGCCCGCGGCGGCGCTCTGGGATGTCTCGGTCGAGCTGGCGGATGTCGTGGGGCCGGTCGGCACGGAGCTGTGGGAGCGATTGCAGGGTCCGGCCACCTGGACCGCCCGCTTCGCGACCTGCGACCGGATCCTGGGCCGGATCGCGCAGCCCGAACTACTGGTCGGGCCGGAATTGACGTGGGCGTGGCGCACGGTGGTCGGGTCCGGCGGCACGCTGGCCGTCGGTGCGCTGGCGGACGAGATCGGCTGGAGCAGGCAGCATTTGGCGCGCCGCTTCGGTGCCGAGTTCGGACTGAGCCCCAAGCTGGCGGCCCGGATCGCCCGCTTCGAACGGGCCCGGCGGATGCTGCAGCACACCCCTTCCCATATCTCCATCGCCCAGGTGGCGGCCGCCTGCGGTTACTACGACCAGGCGCACCTGAATCGCGATTTCGCCGAACTCGCGGGCGCCAACCCGACGACCTGGCTGGCCGAGGAGGTTCCATCCGTCCAAGACGGCGCGGGGCCGGCCGAGTGA
- a CDS encoding VOC family protein: protein MTNPANTDITTRTAVWPTMTFRDSRAMATFLAEAFGFVQTAMYAREDDPSVIEHAEMRWPLGGGIMFGSSCKDAGVFGKRLPGNDSVYLVCEDPDALFERAAAAGAEVIRGLQDESYGSRGFVVRDPEGNLWSFGTYWGE from the coding sequence ATGACGAATCCAGCGAATACCGATATCACCACCCGCACCGCGGTCTGGCCCACCATGACCTTCCGGGACAGCCGCGCCATGGCCACCTTCCTCGCCGAGGCGTTCGGCTTCGTGCAGACCGCGATGTACGCCCGCGAAGACGATCCCTCGGTGATCGAGCACGCGGAAATGCGCTGGCCGCTGGGCGGCGGCATCATGTTCGGCAGCTCGTGCAAGGACGCGGGCGTTTTCGGCAAGCGCCTGCCCGGCAACGACTCGGTCTACCTGGTCTGCGAAGACCCCGACGCGCTGTTCGAGCGCGCCGCGGCGGCCGGCGCCGAGGTGATCCGTGGCCTGCAGGACGAGAGTTACGGCTCGCGCGGCTTCGTGGTCCGCGACCCCGAGGGCAACCTGTGGAGCTTCGGCACCTACTGGGGCGAATAG
- a CDS encoding carbon starvation CstA family protein, whose product MATIEYLRTDPDLPPVGVVDRSPITPTKKAIFAVIAVVGAIAWAVLAIARGESVNAVWIVVAAVCTYVLAYQLYSRLIEHRITKPRDDQATPAEILENGKDYMPMDRRVLFGHHFAAIAGAGPLVGPVLAAQMGYLPGTLWIVFGVVFAGAVQDYLVLWASTRRRGRSLGQMARDELGVVGGIAAIVAVLVIMMILLAVLGIVVVNALAATPGKDGVLQGGSPWGVFSIAMTIPIALFMGVYLRYLRPGKVGEVSLIGFALLMLAIISGNWVAESGWGQDWFTLSGTTIAWFLIAYGFIASVLPVWLLLAPRDYLSTFMKIGTIVLLAVGVLITMPVLKAPAVSQFASSSNGPAFAGSLFPFLFITIACGALSGFHALVSSGTTPKLLEKQSHARMIGYGGMLMESFVAVMAMITASIIDQHLYFAMNAGAGVTGGTAEKAAAYTNSLGLSGPPVTPGQLEQAAKDVGETSIVSRTGGAPTLAVGMSEVLHRFLGGTGLKAFWYHFAIMFEALFILTTIDAGTRVARFMLSDSLGNLGGPAKKFKDPSWRPGAWLCSAIVVAAWGSVLLMGVTDPLGGIYTLYPLFGISNQLLAAIALTVVLTIVIKKGLIKWAWIPAIPLVWDLIVTMTASWQKIFSADPKIGYWKQHSIYSAALDAGKVVAPAKTAEDMEKVVRNSFIQGSLSIIFAVLVLVVAIVGVLVCVRAWRAGGGESSETPDEPSKIFAPKGFLATATEKEVQQEWNALIATGKVRPPGAAKALH is encoded by the coding sequence ATGGCGACCATCGAATACCTCCGGACTGATCCCGACCTCCCTCCCGTGGGTGTCGTGGACCGTTCGCCTATCACCCCCACCAAAAAGGCCATTTTCGCGGTGATCGCCGTGGTGGGTGCCATCGCCTGGGCCGTCTTGGCCATCGCCAGGGGCGAGTCGGTCAACGCGGTGTGGATCGTGGTCGCGGCGGTCTGTACCTACGTGCTCGCCTACCAGCTGTACTCCAGGCTGATCGAACACCGGATCACCAAGCCGCGCGACGATCAGGCCACACCCGCCGAGATCCTGGAAAACGGCAAGGACTACATGCCGATGGACCGGCGGGTGCTCTTCGGGCACCACTTCGCCGCCATCGCGGGTGCGGGTCCGCTGGTCGGTCCGGTCCTGGCCGCGCAGATGGGCTATCTGCCCGGCACGCTGTGGATCGTGTTCGGTGTCGTGTTCGCCGGTGCGGTGCAGGACTACCTGGTGCTGTGGGCCTCGACCCGTCGCCGCGGCCGCAGCCTCGGGCAGATGGCGCGCGACGAGCTCGGCGTGGTCGGCGGTATCGCCGCCATCGTCGCCGTGCTGGTGATCATGATGATCCTGCTCGCGGTGCTAGGCATCGTCGTGGTGAACGCGCTGGCCGCGACCCCGGGCAAGGACGGCGTGCTGCAGGGTGGCAGCCCTTGGGGCGTGTTCTCCATCGCGATGACCATCCCGATCGCCCTGTTCATGGGCGTCTACCTGCGCTACCTGCGCCCCGGCAAGGTCGGCGAGGTGTCCCTGATCGGTTTCGCGCTGCTCATGCTCGCGATCATCTCGGGTAACTGGGTGGCCGAATCCGGCTGGGGCCAGGACTGGTTCACGCTGTCGGGCACCACCATCGCCTGGTTCCTCATCGCCTACGGCTTCATCGCCTCGGTGCTGCCGGTGTGGCTGCTGCTCGCGCCGCGCGACTACCTGTCCACCTTCATGAAGATCGGCACCATCGTCCTGCTGGCGGTCGGCGTGCTGATCACCATGCCGGTGCTCAAGGCCCCTGCCGTTTCCCAGTTCGCGAGTTCGAGCAACGGACCGGCGTTCGCGGGCAGCCTGTTCCCGTTCCTGTTCATCACCATCGCCTGTGGCGCGCTGTCCGGCTTCCACGCGCTGGTGTCCTCGGGCACCACGCCGAAGCTGCTGGAGAAGCAGTCGCACGCCCGGATGATCGGGTACGGCGGCATGCTGATGGAATCGTTCGTCGCGGTCATGGCGATGATCACCGCCAGCATCATCGACCAGCACCTGTACTTCGCGATGAACGCGGGCGCCGGCGTCACCGGCGGTACCGCGGAGAAGGCGGCGGCCTACACCAACAGCCTCGGGCTCAGCGGCCCGCCGGTCACCCCGGGTCAGCTGGAGCAGGCGGCCAAGGACGTGGGCGAGACCAGCATCGTGTCCCGCACCGGCGGCGCGCCGACGCTCGCGGTCGGCATGTCCGAGGTGCTGCACCGCTTCCTCGGCGGCACCGGGCTCAAGGCGTTCTGGTACCACTTCGCGATCATGTTCGAGGCGCTGTTCATCCTCACCACGATCGACGCGGGCACCCGTGTCGCGCGCTTCATGCTGTCGGACTCGCTGGGCAACCTGGGCGGGCCGGCCAAGAAGTTCAAGGATCCGTCGTGGCGGCCCGGCGCGTGGCTGTGCTCGGCGATCGTGGTCGCCGCGTGGGGTTCGGTGCTGCTGATGGGTGTCACCGATCCGCTCGGCGGCATCTACACGCTGTATCCGCTGTTCGGCATCTCCAACCAGTTGCTCGCCGCGATCGCGCTCACCGTCGTGCTGACCATCGTGATCAAGAAGGGCCTGATCAAATGGGCCTGGATTCCGGCGATCCCCCTGGTCTGGGACCTGATCGTGACGATGACCGCGTCCTGGCAGAAGATCTTCTCCGCCGACCCGAAGATCGGCTACTGGAAGCAGCACAGCATCTACAGCGCGGCGCTCGACGCCGGAAAGGTTGTGGCACCGGCCAAGACGGCCGAGGATATGGAGAAGGTGGTCCGCAACAGCTTCATCCAGGGCAGCCTGTCGATCATCTTCGCGGTGCTGGTGCTGGTCGTGGCGATCGTCGGCGTGCTGGTCTGCGTGCGAGCCTGGCGCGCGGGCGGCGGCGAGAGCAGTGAAACGCCCGACGAGCCGTCGAAGATCTTCGCGCCGAAGGGCTTCCTCGCGACGGCCACGGAGAAAGAAGTGCAGCAGGAATGGAACGCCCTGATCGCCACGGGGAAGGTCCGCCCACCAGGCGCGGCGAAGGCCCTGCATTGA
- a CDS encoding YbdD/YjiX family protein produces the protein MRTARNACATAVRSVGWWFNSILGGQDYQRYVAHLTRNHPGCAIPTEREYWRIRHADADSNPQNRCC, from the coding sequence CTGCGGACCGCTCGAAACGCCTGTGCGACAGCGGTTCGCAGCGTCGGCTGGTGGTTCAACTCGATCCTCGGGGGTCAGGACTATCAGCGCTACGTCGCGCATCTGACGCGCAACCACCCCGGCTGCGCGATCCCCACCGAACGGGAGTACTGGCGCATCCGGCATGCCGACGCCGACAGCAATCCGCAGAACCGCTGCTGCTGA